The nucleotide sequence GTGGCCCGCTGGAGCGAGGTTGATCATCAGCTCTCCGAAGTGGCCTTGGCCGACCGCGTGGTGGAGCGCTTGAGTGCGCCACTGCAGCAAACAGGCATCGACTCCCACGACGTGTGGGCGATCTCTGTGGTCGAGCAGGCGGGGACGGGTGCGCCCGGATCAGGCGGACGGCGACTAGGTCAGCGCCCATGGTCGCGGCAGTTCTTCTATCAGCCGTCCGTGTGCACGCGGGTCGGGGCCTCGGGGAGCTCCGCCTGCGGGGTTTGGGAAAGTAGGGGCGCCTACTACGGATTCCGCGTGGCGTAACCGATCGCCGAGGCGACATCGTCCGCGATGTGGGTGGGCTGGTAGGAGTTTTGTGACCAGGGCAGGCCGTGCGCGACCCACACGTTTCGAAGTCCGAGCCTGTCGGCGCCGGCGATGTCGCCATGCGGTGAGTCGCCGATGACCCAGGCGCTGGGCAGGGGCATGCTGACGGCCGCTGCTGCCGCCTCGAAGATTCCCGGTTCTGGCTTCTTGCAGCCGATGGTCTCGGAGATCACCCAGCTCTGTACGAGTTGGTCGAGCCCGGCGTTACGGATCTTCGCTTCCTGCTGAAGAGAGGGGCCGTTGGTGACGATCACACAGGTCCAACTCTGTGCCCGTGCTTTGCTCAATGCCTCAAGGGAGGAGTGCGACAGAACGACATGGTCGGCACCACCGTTGGCGAGAAGGGCATGGATAGCGGCTGTTGACACCGTGTCGCCGTATCGGTGGGTCAGGGCTGCGGCGACTTCGTGCCGTGGGGTGTAACCGCTGGCTTCACATGTCATCACCCACGCAACGTCCGTCTCCGGCAGGCCGTGTTGGGCAAGGAAGTCGGCGACGGCGGTACGGAAAGCAGCATCACGGTCGACCAGGGTGTTGTCGAGATCCAGGAGCAGCAACGGCATGCCGGCAGTAGATCACGGAGGCTGCGTAGCCGACTCCAGAGCACGAAGGCAGTCACGGTGATGGGGGACGCCCCGTTCGGCGGCTCCGCCATGAACGCGGAGTGTTCTGGGGCTCCGTTACGGGGGCCTGTTCAACGGTCACCGGCGGGCGACGAGGTCTTCGTTCTTTCCGTGCTCAGGGTGCAGCCACGTGGTTCCGGGTGCGGCTGGGCGCCGCCGGCGGAGCGGACAGAGGCTGGCGAACGGGCGCCGAGAAGATCGACAACTCGCGGTTGACATCTGTGAGGCGCTGGCTACTCTCGATATTGCTAAGAATATTGGTAATCAGTGATCTGAGGTAAGATGGGTGCCGACCCGACCACAGAGCCGTACCGGTGGCGATGGCTGATCCTGGTGGTGATGCTCGTCGCGGAGGTCATGGATCTTCTGGACGCGTCGATCGTCAACGTCGCAGGCCCTTCGCTGGAGGAGTCCCTCGGAGCCAGTTCCGTCGGTCTGCAGTGGGTGATCGGCGGTTATGCCCTCACGCTGGGGGCCGGGCTGGTGCTGGGCGGCCGGCTCGGTGACCGCTACGGGCGGCGCCGTATGTTCCTGATCGGTCTTGCGGGCTTCACACTCAGCTCGTTGCTGTGCGCGCTGTCGCCGAACATCGAGTTGCTGATTGCCTTCCGGCTGCTTCAGGGCACCGCAGGCGCGATGCTGCTCCCGCAGGGTCTGGGCCTGTTGCGCGAGAACTTCTCCGGTCCCGAGCTCACCAAGGTCTTCGCGATCTTCGGCCCTGTGCTCGGCCTCGGCGGCATCATCGGCCCGGTCCTGGGCGGCTTCCTCAGCGAGGGCGACTTCTTCGGCCTCGGCTGGCGGTCGGTGTTCCTGGTCAACCTGCCTATCGGGCTTGCGGCCCTGGTCATCGCGACGAAGTTCGTGCCGAGGAAGCAGGGCGACCGCACCGTGCGGGTCGACATGATCGGCGCGAGCCTGGTGGTGGCCTCGTGTGCGCTCCTGGTGCTGCCGCTGAACCAGGGGCAGGAGGACGGCTGGCCGCTGTGGACCTGGCTGTGCATGGCTGCCTCGGTCATCGGTTTCGGCCTGTTCGCGCTGCACCAGCGCCGTAGTGCCGCAGCAGGGCGGGAGCCGTTGGTGACCACGGGCCTGCTCCGCAAGCCCGCCTTCACCGTGGGGCTCGGCGGGATCGCCCTGTTCTTCGGCGGGCTGATCGGCACGCAGCTCGTACTGACCCTGTTCCTGCAGATCGGCCAGCACTTCAGCGCCGGGGACGCGGGTCTTGGCAACCTGCCGCTCGCGGTGGGCACGGCGATCGGCGGTGCGGTCAGCGGCGCGGTCCTCGCTGACAAGATCGGCCGTATGGTCCTCCAGATCGGGCCGCTGATCCAGCTCGCCGGTGCGGCGCTGCTTTGGTTCGAGCTCAACGGTCTGAGCACTGATTCCTTCTCTATCTGGGACATCGCTCCGGGTGTGGTGGTGGCCGGTATCGGAGCGGGCATGGTGATCGCTGCCCTGTTCAGCTTCATCCTCGCCGCGGTCGACGACGAGGAGATTGGCTCGGCCTCCGGCGTGCTGTCCGCGGTGCAGGCCATCGGCGGCTCCATCGGCGTGGCGATCTTCGGCTCGGTGTTCTTCGCGCAGGCCAAGACCGGTGACTTCGCGACCGGCTTCCACCACGCGTTGATCGTCCAGGCGTGTCTGCTTGCGGCGTTCCTGGCCATCACCTTCCTGCTGCCCAAGAAGGGCCGGCCCGAGGAGGAGCAGCACGGCATCACCCCCACTGCCTCCGAGGACTCCGAGAGCAGTTCTGTCGGCT is from Streptomyces sp. NBC_00370 and encodes:
- a CDS encoding HAD family hydrolase — its product is MPLLLLDLDNTLVDRDAAFRTAVADFLAQHGLPETDVAWVMTCEASGYTPRHEVAAALTHRYGDTVSTAAIHALLANGGADHVVLSHSSLEALSKARAQSWTCVIVTNGPSLQQEAKIRNAGLDQLVQSWVISETIGCKKPEPGIFEAAAAAVSMPLPSAWVIGDSPHGDIAGADRLGLRNVWVAHGLPWSQNSYQPTHIADDVASAIGYATRNP
- a CDS encoding MFS transporter, translating into MGADPTTEPYRWRWLILVVMLVAEVMDLLDASIVNVAGPSLEESLGASSVGLQWVIGGYALTLGAGLVLGGRLGDRYGRRRMFLIGLAGFTLSSLLCALSPNIELLIAFRLLQGTAGAMLLPQGLGLLRENFSGPELTKVFAIFGPVLGLGGIIGPVLGGFLSEGDFFGLGWRSVFLVNLPIGLAALVIATKFVPRKQGDRTVRVDMIGASLVVASCALLVLPLNQGQEDGWPLWTWLCMAASVIGFGLFALHQRRSAAAGREPLVTTGLLRKPAFTVGLGGIALFFGGLIGTQLVLTLFLQIGQHFSAGDAGLGNLPLAVGTAIGGAVSGAVLADKIGRMVLQIGPLIQLAGAALLWFELNGLSTDSFSIWDIAPGVVVAGIGAGMVIAALFSFILAAVDDEEIGSASGVLSAVQAIGGSIGVAIFGSVFFAQAKTGDFATGFHHALIVQACLLAAFLAITFLLPKKGRPEEEQHGITPTASEDSESSSVGSGAKQDVTK